One segment of Capricornis sumatraensis isolate serow.1 chromosome 23, serow.2, whole genome shotgun sequence DNA contains the following:
- the NSMCE4A gene encoding non-structural maintenance of chromosomes element 4 homolog A isoform X2, whose translation MSGDSSGRRPEGRGRGRDPHRDRTRSRSRSRSPLSPGSRRGAAPERREAPERPGLEDTEPSDSGDEMIDPASLEEETDPSLCRQIRHQYRALINSVQQNREDILNASDKLTEVLEEANTLFNEVSRAREAVLDAHFLVLASDLGKEKAKQLRSDLNSFDMLRYVETLLTHMGVNPLEAEELIRDEDSSDFELIVYDSWKISGKTAENTFNKTHTFHFLLGSIQGECPVPKPRIERPRKVRMIEEQQAMPAQLKRMEESHQEATEKEVERILGLLQTYFEEDPDTPMSFFDFVVDPHSFPRTVENIFHVSFIIRDGFARIRLDQDRLPIIEPVNEESRGIEQNTQIRNQAIIALSYRDWEEIVRTFEISEPVITSSQSRQRLSA comes from the exons ATGTCCGGGGACAGCAGCGGCCGCCGGCCCgagggccggggccggggccgcgaCCCGCACCGGGATCGCACCCGCTCCCGCTCCCGCTCGCGGTCCCCGCTGTCGCCCGGGTCCCGCCGCGGCGCCGCGCCCGAGCGCAGGGAGGCCCCAGAGCGCCCGGGCTTGGAGGATACCGAACCGTCGGATTCCGGGGACGAGATGATAGACCCTGCGAGCCTGGAGGAGGAGACCGACCCCAGTCTGTGCCGCCAGATCCGCCATCAGTACCGGGCGCTTATCAACTCGGTCCAAC aaaaccgGGAGGATATATTGAATGCCAGCGACAAGTTAACAGAGGTCCTTGAAGAGGCCAACACTCTCTTTAATGAAG TGTCCCGAGCAAGAGAAGCAGTCCTGGATGCCCACTTTCTTGTTCTGGCTTCAGATTTGGGCAAAGAGAAGGCAAAGCAGCTGCGTTCTGATCTGAACTCGTTTGATATGTTACGATATGTGGAAACTCTA CTGACTCATATGGGTGTAAATCCGCTAGAAGCTGAAGAACTCATCCGCGATGAAGATAGTTCTGATTTTGAACTCATAGTCTATGACTCCTGGAAAATATCAGGCAAAACAGCAGAAAACACCTTTAATAAAACCCATACATTCCACTTTCT GTTGGGTTCAATACAAGGAGAGTGCCCTGTGCCAAAGCCACGAATTGAACGTCCAAGAAAAGTTCGTATGATAGAAGAGCAGCAGGCAATGCCTGCCCAG ttaaaaagaatggaagagtctcatcaagaagcaacagaaaaagaagtagaaagaaTCTTGGGATTGTTGCAAACATACTTTGAAGAAGATC cTGATACTCCAATGTCCTTCTTTGACTTTGTGGTTGATCCACATTCTTTCCCCCGGACAGTGGAAAAcatctttcatgtttcttttattATAAGG GATGGTTTTGCAAGAATAAGACTTGACCAAGACCGACTGCCAATAATAG AGCCTGTTAATGAGGAAAGTCGAGGAATTGAGCAAAACACTCAAATTAGGAATCAAGCAATTATAGCTTTGAGTTATCGAGACTGGGAG GAGATTGTGAGGACCTTTGAGATCTCAGAGCCTGTGATTACTTCAAGTCAGAGCCGGCAGAGGCTAAGTGCTTGA
- the NSMCE4A gene encoding non-structural maintenance of chromosomes element 4 homolog A isoform X1, whose translation MSGDSSGRRPEGRGRGRDPHRDRTRSRSRSRSPLSPGSRRGAAPERREAPERPGLEDTEPSDSGDEMIDPASLEEETDPSLCRQIRHQYRALINSVQQNREDILNASDKLTEVLEEANTLFNEVSRAREAVLDAHFLVLASDLGKEKAKQLRSDLNSFDMLRYVETLLTHMGVNPLEAEELIRDEDSSDFELIVYDSWKISGKTAENTFNKTHTFHFLLGSIQGECPVPKPRIERPRKVRMIEEQQAMPAQLKRMEESHQEATEKEVERILGLLQTYFEEDPDTPMSFFDFVVDPHSFPRTVENIFHVSFIIRDGFARIRLDQDRLPIIEPVNEESRGIEQNTQIRNQAIIALSYRDWEVKPCMLPRAVCFQEFLCCKPSAHMLSVLYQEIVRTFEISEPVITSSQSRQRLSA comes from the exons ATGTCCGGGGACAGCAGCGGCCGCCGGCCCgagggccggggccggggccgcgaCCCGCACCGGGATCGCACCCGCTCCCGCTCCCGCTCGCGGTCCCCGCTGTCGCCCGGGTCCCGCCGCGGCGCCGCGCCCGAGCGCAGGGAGGCCCCAGAGCGCCCGGGCTTGGAGGATACCGAACCGTCGGATTCCGGGGACGAGATGATAGACCCTGCGAGCCTGGAGGAGGAGACCGACCCCAGTCTGTGCCGCCAGATCCGCCATCAGTACCGGGCGCTTATCAACTCGGTCCAAC aaaaccgGGAGGATATATTGAATGCCAGCGACAAGTTAACAGAGGTCCTTGAAGAGGCCAACACTCTCTTTAATGAAG TGTCCCGAGCAAGAGAAGCAGTCCTGGATGCCCACTTTCTTGTTCTGGCTTCAGATTTGGGCAAAGAGAAGGCAAAGCAGCTGCGTTCTGATCTGAACTCGTTTGATATGTTACGATATGTGGAAACTCTA CTGACTCATATGGGTGTAAATCCGCTAGAAGCTGAAGAACTCATCCGCGATGAAGATAGTTCTGATTTTGAACTCATAGTCTATGACTCCTGGAAAATATCAGGCAAAACAGCAGAAAACACCTTTAATAAAACCCATACATTCCACTTTCT GTTGGGTTCAATACAAGGAGAGTGCCCTGTGCCAAAGCCACGAATTGAACGTCCAAGAAAAGTTCGTATGATAGAAGAGCAGCAGGCAATGCCTGCCCAG ttaaaaagaatggaagagtctcatcaagaagcaacagaaaaagaagtagaaagaaTCTTGGGATTGTTGCAAACATACTTTGAAGAAGATC cTGATACTCCAATGTCCTTCTTTGACTTTGTGGTTGATCCACATTCTTTCCCCCGGACAGTGGAAAAcatctttcatgtttcttttattATAAGG GATGGTTTTGCAAGAATAAGACTTGACCAAGACCGACTGCCAATAATAG AGCCTGTTAATGAGGAAAGTCGAGGAATTGAGCAAAACACTCAAATTAGGAATCAAGCAATTATAGCTTTGAGTTATCGAGACTGGGAGGTAAAGCCCTGCATGTTACCCCGGGCAGTTTGTTTCCAAGAATTCCTTTGCTGTAAACCCAGTGCCCACATGCTCTCTGTTCTCTACCAGGAGATTGTGAGGACCTTTGAGATCTCAGAGCCTGTGATTACTTCAAGTCAGAGCCGGCAGAGGCTAAGTGCTTGA
- the NSMCE4A gene encoding non-structural maintenance of chromosomes element 4 homolog A isoform X3 has protein sequence MGEENREDILNASDKLTEVLEEANTLFNEVSRAREAVLDAHFLVLASDLGKEKAKQLRSDLNSFDMLRYVETLLTHMGVNPLEAEELIRDEDSSDFELIVYDSWKISGKTAENTFNKTHTFHFLLGSIQGECPVPKPRIERPRKVRMIEEQQAMPAQLKRMEESHQEATEKEVERILGLLQTYFEEDPDTPMSFFDFVVDPHSFPRTVENIFHVSFIIRDGFARIRLDQDRLPIIEPVNEESRGIEQNTQIRNQAIIALSYRDWEVKPCMLPRAVCFQEFLCCKPSAHMLSVLYQEIVRTFEISEPVITSSQSRQRLSA, from the exons ATGGGTGAAG aaaaccgGGAGGATATATTGAATGCCAGCGACAAGTTAACAGAGGTCCTTGAAGAGGCCAACACTCTCTTTAATGAAG TGTCCCGAGCAAGAGAAGCAGTCCTGGATGCCCACTTTCTTGTTCTGGCTTCAGATTTGGGCAAAGAGAAGGCAAAGCAGCTGCGTTCTGATCTGAACTCGTTTGATATGTTACGATATGTGGAAACTCTA CTGACTCATATGGGTGTAAATCCGCTAGAAGCTGAAGAACTCATCCGCGATGAAGATAGTTCTGATTTTGAACTCATAGTCTATGACTCCTGGAAAATATCAGGCAAAACAGCAGAAAACACCTTTAATAAAACCCATACATTCCACTTTCT GTTGGGTTCAATACAAGGAGAGTGCCCTGTGCCAAAGCCACGAATTGAACGTCCAAGAAAAGTTCGTATGATAGAAGAGCAGCAGGCAATGCCTGCCCAG ttaaaaagaatggaagagtctcatcaagaagcaacagaaaaagaagtagaaagaaTCTTGGGATTGTTGCAAACATACTTTGAAGAAGATC cTGATACTCCAATGTCCTTCTTTGACTTTGTGGTTGATCCACATTCTTTCCCCCGGACAGTGGAAAAcatctttcatgtttcttttattATAAGG GATGGTTTTGCAAGAATAAGACTTGACCAAGACCGACTGCCAATAATAG AGCCTGTTAATGAGGAAAGTCGAGGAATTGAGCAAAACACTCAAATTAGGAATCAAGCAATTATAGCTTTGAGTTATCGAGACTGGGAGGTAAAGCCCTGCATGTTACCCCGGGCAGTTTGTTTCCAAGAATTCCTTTGCTGTAAACCCAGTGCCCACATGCTCTCTGTTCTCTACCAGGAGATTGTGAGGACCTTTGAGATCTCAGAGCCTGTGATTACTTCAAGTCAGAGCCGGCAGAGGCTAAGTGCTTGA